From the genome of Lentilactobacillus buchneri, one region includes:
- a CDS encoding DUF5067 domain-containing protein, which produces MKKIFALALTLIAVISLSGCSGQNKSSSDTASFRKNFLQVKNFQLKITKTAVIPAGETGNEFGKKPIFALWYTIKNTGNHKVSPVSAASVLRAYQPAKSKKQLVAAPLPDQDLAPKYKVAIEKNQSAKGSMAWNLYDTKSPIKIHGVKAGTNQIIGVQTYSIK; this is translated from the coding sequence ATGAAAAAAATATTCGCACTCGCATTGACCTTAATCGCCGTCATCTCCCTCTCAGGATGTAGCGGTCAGAATAAAAGTTCTTCAGACACGGCAAGTTTTCGGAAGAACTTTCTTCAAGTTAAGAATTTTCAGCTGAAAATTACCAAAACCGCTGTGATTCCAGCTGGTGAGACTGGTAATGAATTTGGCAAGAAACCCATTTTTGCCCTTTGGTACACCATTAAAAACACTGGCAACCATAAAGTCTCGCCAGTGTCTGCCGCTTCCGTGCTCCGCGCCTACCAGCCTGCTAAATCCAAAAAGCAGTTGGTCGCCGCCCCACTTCCGGATCAAGATTTAGCGCCCAAATACAAGGTGGCTATCGAGAAAAATCAATCAGCCAAAGGCTCAATGGCCTGGAATCTGTATGATACCAAATCTCCAATCAAGATCCACGGCGTGAAAGCCGGCACCAACCAAATCATCGGGGTACAAACTTACAGTATTAAATAA